GTGCAATGCGGATCAGTGCCTACAGGCCAAACAGCATTGCAAAGTACCAGAACTTCTTGGAGTCTTTGGGAAGGGTACTGGATAGTGCTCCGACTGGGGACTCCATTGTTGTTCTGGGGGATTTTAACActcatgttggcaatgacagtgagacttGGATGGGGTGATTGGGGTGAACGGCTTCCCTGATCTAAACGCAAGTAGTtatctgttgttggacttctgtgcttAGTCACTGTTTGTCCATAATGAACACCTTGTTTGAGCTCAGATATGTCCATAAGTGCAAGTGACACCAAGACAACCTAGGCCAGAGGACGATGATCAACTTTGTTGTCGTGTCATTGGACATCCGGCCTTGTGTCTTGAACTCTCAGGTGAAAAGAGGCATAGAGCAGTCAACtgatcaccacctggtggtgagttggATCCGCTGGCAGGTAGGGGGGGAGCTGTGGTCACAGGGTATGCTGTGCATATCGCGGTGGCATACCCCGATCCTGATGGTGGAATAAGGAAATAAGGGATGCCGACAAGCCGAAAAAGGAGTCTTATCGAGTCCTCCGAAGGCTGCCTGGGTGcacccttagagatagggtgaggaCAAACATGTGGTTAGTCTAAACCGAcaatgtgtatttttctttcatcagggTGCATTCTATGGCCTCGTTATTGGCCTGGCTATAGGCCTGACCAGGATGATTGCTGAGTTTGCCTATGGGACTGGGAGCTGTGTTAACCCCAGTAACTGTCCCACCATCATATGTGGAGTCCACTACCTCTACTTCGCTATCATCCTGTTTGTTGTGTCCTGTATCATTATCCTGGGAGTCTCTCTCATGACCAAACCCATCGCTGACAAGCATGTAAGTAATGAGACTGGATAGATCATTGCTTTCATAAACATGGAGGTTCACTGGGAGTCACTGCAATAAATAACTCCATAAAATGTTAGTCTCAACCCGTAGATTGTTTCTTTTCTAGTTGTACCGACTGTGTTGGAGCCTGAGGAATTGTACAGAGGAGAGGGTGGATCTTGAACTGGACGATTGGGTTAATAACCAACAAGATTCCAACAAAATGGGCATTGATGGTAATCACATGTAGAACATGCTTACATGCATTTACAAGTGTATACGTACATAAGCAAATCCATTTTATCATCTTTGTGCATTCCAACACAGAACCCGTGGAGGAGCCAGGATTGTGCAAGAAGGCGGTGATGAGCTTCTGCGGCCTGGAGCAGAATAACACCATGAAGCTGAGCgaagaggagcaggcaaagctgcaggagaagcttACAGACACCACAGAGGTGCTGCTATGGAGGAACATCGTCAACGCTAACGCCTTCATTGTCCTGTGCATTGCTGTTTTCTGCCATGGCTTTTTTGCTTGAAGAAGCCCAACTTAGGATCTGAGATACAATCATCTATGTTTAAATGGATTATAAAGAAATTGATTGGTTGTGAAATTATGAGCTGGAGCTCTCAAGCATGTGATCTTGAATAAATTAAGGTacatcatttttcattttagtttGCCATTTAGCAGCGGGAATAAACTATTAAATAATCATGTTGAGTATGTAGCAGATGCAGAATGTGtacaatttacaaaaaaaactttaataaaGGCCATATAAATTAGAACACCTCATTAATAGTGACTCACGCTTGTCTTCCTGTGGAGAGTATAATCACAATGCATGCAGTCATGGAAACTTAATATTTGATTTGTGATCACAGCCACAAGTCAATGATTGTGCAAATTCACATGCAGAAAATATGATGCTTCTCTCACAAAACACGTAGAATGTGATTGTGATGTTCATTCGTGTTTAATTCATAATGTGCACTTCATTGGCCAAGATACAAGCTTTTACCATTTCTGTATTTTCTGCATCCTTGTTAGTgtcattgttttcttttctgttctttttcatTAGCACTGTCACATCTTAAATCTGTGATCGTAAAACCCCGTGAGGGGGaatgaggatcaggtgtgtctcgttacCGCTCCTGTCAGCTCGCTCACAGGTGTGTTCAGGCTggaaacacacagcagaaagCATGAGGGAAGGGAAAACACAGGACAAAAAGATATCACAAATAGCAGGACTGTAACCCCTGTCATTGGTTTCCAGAACTTGTTATCACATATGTTTGTAATCAGTAAATCTCTGTGACAAAATAACTAATTAATAAAATGAGAACCAATAAGAGATGTTTCAGAATTTATTGAAAAGGTTTTCACCAAACTTATGAGAAGGAATTGGCCTGGAGAGACTGTTATATTTTTTTGTGAATTCAATGATTTCCACAACTTTCCTTAATTCTAAAATTTGTAAGAGTGTCTAGTGTCTTGCAGCTCTATATCATTGAGATCTTCTTAATCAAAACAATTCATTTGCACAGGGTGATCTCAGAAAAGCAAGCTTAACGCCACTGTTTTAGGTGTTTAGACAATGGACATCTATCTACCTTACATCTGGAGGTAATGTTATTTAGGCTGATTAAAAGCTAATTTAACAGCTTAAAGTATTTTATTGAGCTTTTAAGctatttatttgacctttggagcaatttctttatttttttaacagaacAATGATCTTTTGTTTGAAAACAAGATTACTTAATTAAATGCAAAGTCAACATTACAGTTTGCTGTAtttcaaattaaacattttggtAATAACTTGACCTTCATATGATATTATTTGTAGAACAGCTATCTTAACAACACTGTTTGAGGTATTTGGTGTAccttacatttgaaagcaacaTTATTTACTAATAAGCTAGTTTGACATCATAGTTTAAATATTGAAGTGTTGAAGCTTTTGAATTTAAGTAGTTGTAGgtagtagtaccggtagtagtGAATTTAATAGTGTTTTGGAAACAAGGGATAGCAGAGTATAACCGAAGATCATGTGCCAACGAGCCATTTTGAGGATCTTTATTGCATTAGTCCTGTGTTGACTATGCATCCAGTCAATCTTTCTAAAATGTGACTTCTGAGAAGTTACAGCAAGTTCATCCAACTCCACCACTAACACTTCTTTAACCCCAGATGTCCTGCTATACTCTATGACTTACGGACGCTTTGTCTCATTACATTATTATGTAAGCATAACCCTCTTACATTGATTGAAAAATcgcatcatgtttttttttctttgctcgaGTTTGATCCGAAGATTATTTATTGGTCAGCATGCATGCAGGCTTTAGCAGATACAGAACTTATTAAAATCCTTGTTATGCAACATCACTCTGCAGCTCAGTGACTGGAGCTTAGGATGATGATTCTGAGTATTGGGTGAATTTTATAAATACTCCtcaagttatttaaaaaaaagaactctgcAGTTACAAAGATGAGCAGATCATACAgtgtgtgtaaaatgtgtgcATACAATGAGGTCAATTTGAGGTCATGTCAACCAGGGAAGCCACAAAAACCATTTTCCGAACCAGGCGCGGCGAAGGATCGGCCACGCCGTTTTCTAAGCCTTTTTGGTTTTCGGGCCTGAGCACGGGTTACAGCACACGCAGGAACCACAGGAGGCGAGTCGGGCACAGCAGAGTCTGAAACACACCCAACTTCGATGGGGTTTAACTTCTCAGTTACCTCTGCTTTGACATAAACATTTCTGAGTCTCTACTTAGGAAATCGTGAATGAGATGCAGCTTGCTGGTATTGATTTTGATCGATCGCCTTTTCCAAAGTTTCCTGTCAGCACCTCATAGATAgattgttgctttgttttcattctcaGATCTGCTGACCAGATTAGATCAATCTGCAatagcttcctgtttcctgtgtgccTGGATGGTGTAAATATATCCATCCATGTGTGTATTAATTTAGCATTTTAGAACTGACTTATCGTATTATATGTGTTTCGTATTTTATTTGActtgtgtggttgtgtgttgttgtgtactAGTTGGTATTTATGCTAGTAGTTGTTTATATGTGTTCGTTCTTCAGTCATGGTTGTCAGTTGTGTATTTGTTAGTAGTTGTGTATTATGTAAGTTTGTAGTATTTTTGATTTTTCAAGTTGCCTATTTATGCTAGTTGTTGTGTACCTATGTTGATAAGTTGTGCATTTATGttataattgtatttaaatgttaatctGTATTTGATATGTTGGCTATACGAATTATCTTAGTAGCGTATTAGATGTGGTAGTGCATTTACTGTGGTGCTTTCAGTGAAAAGCCTGCATATCTATGCATATTTCTGTATAAATGTACATCTGTGTGTATGATTGTGTAAGTGAGTTTATATGACGGTTGTGAAAAGTGGGCGATGTTGTTCCCGTTCTTCACTGGCCTCCAATCCTCCAATTCTGTGAGACTAGAGAACGTGATCCTGCCTGCAGAGGTACTGCAGTGTGTGCTGCATCAAAAAAGAccaatgggagagagagagggagtgtgtatgtatgagagagagagagagagagagagatgggggtgGGCAGGCAAAATAAGCCACATGCATAAGGAGGGAGCCAGAGcgagagtgcatgtgtgtgtgtgatgactgcGCATGTGTGACGGTGAGGTGCACCGAGTGGAGCAGGCGAAGGAGAAGGAGTAATGACCGGCAgctgagaaaagaagaagagataacagcagaggagagggcaagaaagagaagagaggtTTTACCTGAACACCAGACGAAAGGAATTAAGGAAGAGAAAGGGAGGCGCATGCAGAGAAACCCAGGAGGGAAGCTCAGATCACCACCCAGAAGGAGCCCGGCGATATAAAAGGAAGAGGTGCGGGGAtggagaagcagagaggagagggggactCTTAAACATGGCACAGGTGGAAGAGTGAAGGACAAAAGACGCAGACGGGACACAAAGACTGGAACAAGGGATGAAGCGCTCGACAAAAACATCCTGAGACGTGACgcatcctctcctccatcttaCATCTGCTACGTGTTGTCCTTGTTCATTGAGCGAGAATCAAACTGACAGGAGAGAGCATCCTCCTCCCCGCCGAACAGCACGGCTGAGCTGATCCGGTTCAACCTCACAGAACGCCATCAGCAGCTTCGACGGCGGCCACAACCAGAACCGGCGAGAGAAGGCGAGAAAGGACTGGAACCAGAGAAGCGCACAGGCAGAGAGGTGAGGATGAGAGAGAGGTTTTGTCCTTctgtcacgtgtgtgtgtgtgtgtgtgtgtggggagaggGGGTTCTGTTGGTTGATCTGCATCGGTTGGATGTGCACGTTGCAGATCTGACATTTGTGTTGATCCTAATTCTCTTTGCTTTGTGCAAAAAATATAATAGAGGTGGCCTCTGCCTCATGCCTGATGGGATTTACACGGCTGTTGCATCATGGTCATCCATTTTGCAGACGCACGCACAAAAGCAGAAGCATGAATGAAGACacgcacagaagaagaacacacTGGCACACACGCGCCTCTCTTCTGGACAATGCAGATAGGACAGATAGCGCGTCCTTTGGGATCGGTCAATAAGTCTTTGAGGTTTGGTCGATGGAATCTTTAGCGTGTTATGTCTCTACTGGTTATGACATTTCGCAGAGCtttgcacagacagacagacagacagacagacagcaggggCAGGAAGAAGGCAAGAACGGCGGCGGGGTGGGCAGCAGGGACAGAGCCGTAACAGCCTGTTCTGTAGCCGTCAGCAGCAATAAGGCATCTCCATATTGGCCGTACATCCGTGCTGCAGTGAGAGAGCTGAGTACACCATGCTGCAATTGCATAACTGCCCCGGATCACGCATCCCCTCCCACATGACAAAGCCACACCATCTACCACAGCCCAAGTATTTCGCCACCTCGCCTCTATCTCAGACCCTCCGCATCATCTCGAGCCGTAACACCGTGTTCTGAGGAAGCCTCTGTCCCTTTAGCCTCCTCAGCGGTCTCTATCAGGTCACAGCGATGACAATATCGGCTTCATTTTCCCATCTGTATGCGGCTCTGCCATGTTGCTCTGGCAGcgacacacacatgaacaaagAGCACTTCAACTGTAATGAATTGCGAAGCAAAATGGCCGATGTCTGCGCGGATGCCAGCGGGCTGAATTATTAAAATAACAACTCCCCTCGTATTCACCGTGTTTCTGCTCATGCAAAAGCACAAACGCGAGACTGCCATCGTCCTGCAGCGTGGGGAGGACTTGTGTGCTCGTCGGAGTGATTGCCCAATGAGGAATGAGAGCCAAACATCATCTGGATGTGAACcgtggaaacaaaacaaatcggTTATTTATGTcttggcatttaaaatatgttgtcCTTTCATCCAATGCTGCATTATGTAAATGAGTTCCTCTGATTGCAAGCAATGGCATGCAATTTAAAGACAATAATGACAATTAGTTTTATGCATTATACATGGCCCAACACCAGGACTGGACAAACAATGCACCCTGTCATCATCTGTATTTAGACAGTCCTCGCTTCATATACTTTtcaaagggtaaaaaaaagaagcaaagccTCCCATAATTAGATGATTAACAATATTTCAGGACGTCCGTCGAGAAGCTGCCACCAGAAAGTCATGCTAGAATTGCAACATGCTATGCAATGAAAGATAACATTACATCCCACACAGGTTTGAGAAGATATGTGCACTTTTACCCGTCGAGGCATGAATGTGAATCTCAGCATAGCTGAAATACCTGACATACTACTGGCATGTAGCGCGGGCCACAAGGACCTGGACTGTCCAGGCCAACACAGGTTCGACAAACGGATGGATAGACGGATGGCGAGAGGGAGAGACTGCTCGATCGACAGATTTCCGTTGGGCAGGGAGACAGGCTAATGCAGTGTCTCTATGACTCATCCAGAACATGCTGCCCGATCTGTACGGGTCGGACCTGTGCGCTGTGAGGGAATATTTTGGGAGTGGGAGAGGATAGGAATGTTCTCGATGTGCAGAACGTGCGTGTTTATCGCTCCGAAGTTGCGTTTGTTAAGGTTTAATGACTTGGAGATAACTATAATAAGATATGCACGTTTTGAAAATTCCTCTCAGTGGCTACCAGTTGTCTGCTCGATTGTGCGTCGACTGCAATGTAAAGGGTAGTGCCCTGTGCACGAGtcgactgatgtgtgtgtggctttatgCTGTGTAtgcaggtctgtgtgtgtttagtggtATGAGGAATTTGCTGCTGAGACAGACTCCTCTAATATCTCTGTGGttggctctcctcttcctcctcttgcttGTGATAAGAAGGTCAAATGCCTGCCATGATTTCATTAGCGTTATAATTTCAATACAGGGAGAGGATCCAGAGCTGTGTGTGCACacggataaacacacacaggcacacacacgcagttaaTGTCAAGACTGAACGAGAGCTGTGTATATGGTGGCCGGTCAGAGACGAGCTTCTTACATGAGGATTTTTGTCAATTAGGACGAGGCGGCGCCGAGACGGCACATCATCGGGTAGTCTGAGTTATTTACCGGCCCATTTCAGAGTGCTGTCACCAAATTAGAGGGTAATTTTAGATGCTTCATGTccccaaaggtcaaaggttcgaGCAGCTTGGATGTTTTATCAAGTCGAGCCTTGCCACCTCCAGAAAGACGTCTTATCTCAAGACGCGTCCAGGTCTCTGAAAGGTGAAACTGATTGTTACGATTTTAAATAATAGATTAAATGACTGAAATATTCAATTTGAGATTTTACAATAGCTCTATTTTTACGTGAGCatagaatgaaataaatatctatTCGATCATTTCAATCTGTTTTTACGTAATTAATCTTTCTTATTTCATGCTGCTgtatattgttattttttttatttttttttggaactctttattaaaacaaaacattcaaacattCCTTGCACATATACATTGTGATGgggtcaaacaggaagtaaaattgtcaataatttttttttatttttttatttttttatccataATTATTAAACAATAGTACGGTagttgaaattaaaataaaaccacacaaatGGAATGTGTTTTGTGGTTGAATGAAGCCATTTGTGCTTATTTTTAGGGATGGGGAGAACATGTTTGTTGCTTATTTTGATGAAGACAACAAAAGAAGCCAATGTGTTTTTATAAAAAGTCAAAAATCTTGATTTCAACCTGCAATTATCTGCAAAATACAGAAGCATAATCTGATCATGTATCAATATTTCAGTCACTCATGTACCATCTGATCAAATCATCTTTATTGATTTTCCTTCTGTCAAATTCATGAGTGTAAGGAATTTGTCCTCgtataaaacaaaataagttCTCACATGACTTGCTGAGATTTCTTTCCAGAAACATCACAACGCGCCATCACCCTAAATGCAACACTATCTTTATTATGTGAATGAATGGATCGCATTAGAGAAAGGCCACTTTGCAGCACTTTCAGAGCTGAAAGAATATATTTAGAAATATTATGATTAATTCTGTCCAACGGCATTGTGTATTTGTTGAAAGCACAACGCAAATATATCTGGGCTGAAACCGttttctgcctgcctgcccaCCGTGGCTTTCTGCATCACATGAAAGTAATGGGCTGAAACGCTCCAGCCTGCTCGGCGCGTTTCTCTCATTCACTGTAAATCTTCAACAGGGTTTGGGAGCAGGAAACCACTCGGAGGTAAATAGATAAACCATAAATAGAAACAAGATTGCCGcactctccctcctctctttgtctctcgctctttccctcgctcttcctctccatGTAGGTCACCTCCTCcgctgtttttttcccctctaatGAATCATCACTGTTGACAGCTGTGCAGAGAATGAGCGACGTGTCATCCGCCCTCCTCTGCTGTTTGCCAGCCATTATTCTGTTCAATCTAAGAACTTTTCGTGCGTGCATGTATTCACTTTCAtatccccacacacacactgctgaaaCCGGTTCCCACGTATGCTCGAGTCTCGGTGACGCAACTCACAAGATGCTGATAGACAGCAGGAAGTGTGTCAATAGCTGGACCGCAGCGTGTCACAATCACCTGCCGGGACCAGTGTGGCCGGTTAGATTTGCAGTTTAGAACAGTTTTCCTTCTAGTTTTCCTTTGTGACACTGTTTTCATAAGATTTTTCTGAattgtgaggtttttttttttcatatacttTTACATCCCCTTAAGCACATGTTTTAAAATCTTACAGGAAGGGGGTAGGAATTGATGAGGATGGACTTTGAATCATAATCTCAAtcttgaggcaaaaaaaaaaacagtttaagtGTGTATTTTCAAAACGGATTAACAGTGGCAGAATGCGTTTACAAAGCTCACAGCGTTCATCTTATTTGTTGTTGGATGTTGAACATACATTGATGTACTGCATGCATGCCTGAGGTCACATTAAAGGTCAGATTATTAGAAATATCTCTAAATATTCAGTAAAGGAGAAGGATGTGATTAATCTATCAATCTAGACACGCTTTCGTACGCCGAGGCCCGAAGCGTGAGGCAACACAATATTATATTGTTCATAAAAGAGACACACCTGCGCCAAGGCCAAGATTACAGGTTTTATTTCATCATGAGTCTTCTTGGTATCTTCAGGCTTCAGTTCAATACTAACTAACCTAAAATGActataataaaacatttattatagtCATTTTATGGAAGCCAACCTTGTGAAATGTGCAGTTGGTCAGTGCGTATGCTGCtctttttgctgctgttctACCTCTCATTGCATATCAAACGTAACATTTGCTAAATTGTCTTTGTGAATCTGTCAATTAGAGCAGAAATTGGTTTCTTTTAcaaaaccttttatttattttttcacaggCAAGACAGACAAAAGGACGGAAGGAAAAGACAATAAAGAACCAGAGACACCGAAAAGTGACGCAAGCACAGACGCGTCCATGTGACTCTTATCATATCAGCGGGGAGGATCGTCTTTAAAATAAAGACTTGTCACTCCAAACTGGGAGGAGTTCAAAAAGTCTTGGAGCTTCAAAGAATAATTTTAATAAACCAGTGTCGGAGGCCTCTTCCTGAATTGTTACCGCCGAGCCGACTAAAGGGTCGTCTGACCTGGATCGAGAGCGGAGACCAAGACTCGAAGCTGAAGCGTAACACACTGCAGGCAGAAACATTTAAGTAAGAAACACACGTAAGTGCTAGTTTGAGACTTTTCATTGGCAGGCCACAGGATATACTAAGAAAAACATCACCTTTGGACCTTTCTAGACTACCTGAACTTAATCCCCCTCCAGCCTCTGTGAATGCAAATATCCACCAAACATTTactatttgtgtgtatgtgagcaTACAAGATTATTTATTGGTGTCATCACCGTGAGAAACATTTTTGTGCTGAATTGTCCTTGTGTATCAGTATTGTGCAAATAGCTTTCAGAGTTAggaacatcggaataagtgaacgacaaacaacaaaataaccgTCATATGTAGTCGACGCCAGTCTGACGCTGCGACCTGGACTGTTCTGCACGTATCAGCAGAATAACAGCCGAGGATTGTGGGGCTCTGGCTGAACTATTCTATCGGTCGATCCCTCATAAAGACTCAGgctgacaaaaacacaccagAGGGCGATCTCTGAGGAAGCATGGAGGCAAGCATCCGTCCCCATGTCCCATCCAATGGCTGATTTCAGAGAAACAGTCCAATTATATCCCCCGAGTCCAGAAGCAGGCCGAGGTGTCTCGCGCCGATAAGAGTCGTAGCCCCTGTCTCTTCCACTTTCAGGAAAGTGCGAATGTCCTGCCTCCGGCGTCAGCCCATCACCATCCCCATGGACACGGTCAAGATCATTCAGTCGGAGAAGTTCCCCAGAGAGTGCCCTGTGCCTGTCACTCAGCCACGCTATGCTCCGCCCCCCAGAGTGGCGTGGGCTGGCGGAGGTGAGGGCGAGATCATCGTCAACCAGGCGTGCAGCGACCTGACTCTGGACATGGCAGGTTCCCCCCGACCCATGGTCCCCCCTGTGGCTCCCGTGGTGCGTAGGGAGCAGAGCTTCTTGTCGCAGCGCAAAACCAGTGCCAACGAAATCTGCTACCACCAGTTCCAGTACAAGATGGAAGACGTCATAGTCAACCAGTACGTGctgcgctcctcctccacctcgtcctccacttcctcctcatcctcatcggGACCCGTCATGCCCTGCGAGCCGCTGGACTGCCCCACTTGTGGTCACACCTACAACTTTGCCGGGAAGCGCCCGCGCATCCTCTCCTGCCTGCACTCGGTGTGCGAGGAGTGCCTGCAGATCCTCTACGAATCCTGCCCCAAGTATAAGTTCATCTCCTGCCCCACATGCAGGCGCGAGACAGTGCTGTTCACTGACTATGGCCTTGCTGCTTTGGCCATCAACACCAGCATCCTGAGCCGCTTGCCCTCTGACCCCAACGGGCCGGTGCAGTGGGGCGGCGAACCTGACCGCAGCTGCTACCAGACTGTGCGCCAGTACTGCCAGTCCGCCTGCACCTGTCAGATTGCCAACCCTTTGTCCTCCTGTGGcatcatgtagggggggggggcacacacacacacacacacacacactgcaggcatGCCTCGAcgatgcacccccccccacacacacacaca
The nucleotide sequence above comes from Brachionichthys hirsutus isolate HB-005 chromosome 19, CSIRO-AGI_Bhir_v1, whole genome shotgun sequence. Encoded proteins:
- the rnf208 gene encoding RING finger protein 208, which gives rise to MSCLRRQPITIPMDTVKIIQSEKFPRECPVPVTQPRYAPPPRVAWAGGGEGEIIVNQACSDLTLDMAGSPRPMVPPVAPVVRREQSFLSQRKTSANEICYHQFQYKMEDVIVNQYVLRSSSTSSSTSSSSSSGPVMPCEPLDCPTCGHTYNFAGKRPRILSCLHSVCEECLQILYESCPKYKFISCPTCRRETVLFTDYGLAALAINTSILSRLPSDPNGPVQWGGEPDRSCYQTVRQYCQSACTCQIANPLSSCGIM